A window of Castanea sativa cultivar Marrone di Chiusa Pesio chromosome 1, ASM4071231v1 contains these coding sequences:
- the LOC142614956 gene encoding uncharacterized protein LOC142614956 isoform X1 codes for MESLWQLKCSSTLPSSSTPSSSQEPRDQMETNMLSYSYPHVASDLRSTVFGRMQDHFTTHKPGSVDLGNSFLALLSGSPSLLQCDFQDLSCPKSSGSYGKLATNHSNVNVNSVGSGIPLISSGLQSEYLSNQNLQNGEDLCHIVSTRAVVNSNCSGNSALHDFQGSDLAKSVISSHIVPGNEKVKVPYSLSGEWHHTIPAKLGSMNVQCSQKLPLEADSSISKQSSSFMSGCPRVFCLGTSGHLLLSNTGLLGIVCSCHCFHMSVSKFCEHSGLCDVNPGDAVHMDSGETIAQWRKLYFQKFEIRVPEDRSEWDWPEGLSVTAGFVKSCATMPNVCKSPDLPHPVGLSGGLVRSGQPLDHAFFPKNPHTDQDLLIDASQNKKQRNVQDVDKFLPKSLNGASWSNLHTIGDNQIMEFPTSRRSTLQKFVGSGLDSGCESISAYNDFVMKNGNSSVSHSALQNVRDLGKDSDVNRTKNVKCSVIVGRDATSSNIELRLGQPYQPSQTSGNSVLPVIGPQLFDKLVNPPKSCFHRQMIDNAANYNDEDRRYHHRDADPFNSSTEKEPNQLNHGNRTFGISNAMDSARLEKLKGNVPKSSVVLPCTDFHTPTKDSLHFKANVNMVNCTEHVMPRALNRESHAAECDPFNVYWNAGNGFERQLNIPALGSQRFIDKGKGVGCVADVPYVATDIGYGNHKQVDNSILGGSSDPFFAAVNDKSCYSCQLTSLPPDVSDARNLVSYLEKVPCLGSSGQGDHVALRSNLRSQGVSMGFPLVTSTSTLDGIPSFLRQDSIGVSPYLLDENLRLLALRQIMDLSKQQHALSSLMNQEQGKCGSSSNVQHSLVDPSTSQEQRHRPNLSSGRDVSEPSRILLQSAATFRVGDDIEKVASVTGIDVHCQLSDDPSLNEQPSLRLGRSDNNVSRSSEHEICFQRVPRKNCQVKCSCEASTNNLGRNFDSQVGSSFNAFKEQMGTCSGEASIIMNSKFAKDHFLLRDANVSLERSGKLNGQLHRNRVCHASEWRDVPSKVKGVRNAIVVERLANVLDRRGNDGSQLKDASAKCFNGAVQNAGSLKEQENSNVSSGCSAPAVTQSSIEVNNIEFSTIDAGDTGYVSNDIVDEGSGIDKCWSSDDALGSERSADFLGSTCRTNLRKEGSSHVRKNQSSRSLLDELKLMDSLTWKKDRNQIHSWHQIHTGLAIYEKSNPSRKMVSGLKSGKRKRAIKLKMLSASFPSAGHSVKPYQNPNSAELPSCSSKDIQLVIQSDQGTSLVSGSCVIRPNSKHRFSSATTHSHKRVREDDNRTELNSDADFCKNPEVSGRKKLRKCFTSGTFRKFQMQESTHEEAEGTEKYNSVGCVGTPSSRQLNLCSGKARLVVCGKYGEISNGKDVSKPAKIVPLSRILKTARRCTLPKNCKPRPTSMRELRKANSTRIDLCCDKFTDLKNGSSVAICDKINLDNSTEETDKAWCSEDEPFAKSTLVKENDDKREKDYITLHSNASSQSKLKCKEIRKRSIYELTVKGNKYSSKSFTCSKMSNCTPEMKVAKILKNAEDSKRGLCKVYSNKSTQEHKCLPTSSSAAFCCVCGSSNQDDINCLLECSRCLIRVHQACYGVSKVPKGRWYCRPCRTSSKDIVCVLCGYGGGAMTRALRSRTVVKSILKAWNCEADCRHKNMISSAESLKNEQTALQSSGSGLDGNSYSVLQPENIKSSAIAVRKMDSQKQLDVEQDSPCASNIKVHNSITVGVLDSTVKQWVHMVCGLWTPGTRCPNVETMSAFDVSGASSPRANVACSLCNRSGGSCIKCRVLSCSIQFHPWCAHQKGLLQSEVEGVDNESVGFYGRCVLHAAYPTTESACDPINSEIGCQGEKEFACTRTEGYKGRKRDDPQNDLYGPSKGKGGCLVPQEQLNAWIHINGQKMCTQGLPKLAISDIEHDCRKEYARYKQAKGWKHLVVYKSGIHALGLYTSRFISRGEMVVEYVGEIVGLRVADKRENEYQSGRKLQYKSACYFFRIDKEHIIDATRKGGIARFVNHSCLPNCVAKVISVRNEKKVVFFAERDIFPGEEITYDYHFNHEDEGKKIPCFCKSKNCRRFLN; via the exons ATGGAGACAAATATGCTCAGCTATTCTTATCCGCATGTTGCGTCAGATTTGAGATCAACAGTGTTTGGAAGGATGCAAGATCATTTCACTACCCATAAGCCTGGCAGTGTAGACCTGGGAAATTCTTTTCTTGCTCTCCTATCTGGGTCACCATCTTTGTTGCAGTGTGATTTTCAGGACCTTTCATGTCCAAAATCATCTGGTTCCTATGGTAAACTTGCTACTAATCACAGCAATGTCAATGTGAATTCTGTTGGAAGTGGTATTCCACTGATATCCAGTGGGTTACAGTCAGAATATCTAAGCAATCAAAACCTGCAAAATGGAGAAGATTTATGTCATATTGTTTCAACTAGGGCAGTGGTGAATTCCAATTGCAGTGGCAATTCTGCTTTGCATGATTTTCAGGGATCGGACTTGGCTAAGTCAGTTATCAGCAGTCACATAGTTCCTGGTAATGAGAAAGTGAAGGTTCCTTACTCTTTGAGTGGAGAATGGCATCATACAATTCCTGCGAAGCTCGGCAGCATGAATGTTCAATGTTCACAAAAGCTGCCTTTAGAGGCAGACTCTTCTATTTCGAAGCAGTCATCTAGTTTCATGAGTGGATGCCCTCGTGTATTTTGCTTGGGTACAA gTGGGCATCTACTTCTCAGCAATACAGGACTTCTTGGTATTGTATGCTCATGCCATTGTTTCCACATGTCCGTGTCTAAATTTTGTGAG CATTCAGGATTATGTGATGTTAACCCCGGAGATGCTGTTCATATGGACAGTGGAGAGACCATTGCTCAGTGGCGTAAGCTCTACTTCCAGAAATTTGAG ATTAGGGTTCCAGAAGATCGGAGTGAGTGGGACTGGCCTGAAGGATTATCGGTGACTGCTGGCTTTGTCAAATCGTGTGCGACTATGCCCAATGTGTGCAAGAGCCCTGACTTGCCTCATCCGGTTGGTTTGTCTGGAGGTTTAGTAAGGTCTGGACAGCCTTTAGACCATGCTTTCTTTCCAAAGAACCCTCATACAGACCAGGATTTGCTTATTGATgcttcacaaaataaaaaacagaggAATGTTCAGGACGTTGACAAATTTCTTCCAAAGAGCTTGAATGGCGCATCATGGAGCAATTTGCATACCATTGGGGATAACCAGATAATGGAGTTCCCTACATCTAGGCGTTCGACCCTGCAAAAGTTTGTTGGTAGTGGACTGGATAGTGGTTGTGAGTCCATTTCTGCTTACAATGATTTTGTTATGAAGAATGGAAATTCATCGGTCTCACACTCTGCTTTGCAGAATGTAAGAGACCTTGGTAAAGATTCTGATGTTAACAGAactaaaaatgtaaaatgtagTGTGATTGTGGGCAGGGATGCTACTTCTTCAAACATTGAGTTAAGGCTTGGGCAGCCATACCAACCCAGTCAGACTTCAGGAAACTCAGTTTTACCAGTTATAGGACCACAGCTATTTGACAAACTTGTCAATCCACCAAAGTCCTGCTTCCATCGGCAGATGATTGATAATG CAGCCAACTATAACGATGAGGATAGGCGATATCATCACCGTGATGCTGACCCATTTAATTCCAGCACAGAAAAAGAACCAAACCAGTTGAATCATGGGAATCGCACATTTGGAATTAGTAATGCTATGGATTCTGCTAGACTAGAAAAGTTAAAAGGCAATGTGCCCAAGAGTTCTGTGGTTTTGCCATGTACAGACTTTCATACTCCAACTAAGGACAGTTTACACTTTAAAGCTAATGTTAATATGGTAAATTGCACTGAGCATGTTATGCCTAGGGCACTAAATCGTGAATCTCATGCTGCCGAGTGTGATCCATTCAATGTTTACTGGAATGCTGGTAATGGTTTTGAGAGGCAATTGAATATTCCTGCGTTGGGTTCTCAAAGATTTATAGACAAGGGTAAGGGGGTGGGATGTGTTGCTGATGTCCCCTATGTTGCAACAGACATAGGATATGGCAATCATAAGCAGGTGGACAATTCAATTTTAGGTGGAAGCAGTGATCCCTTTTTTGCAGCTGTAAATGATAAGAGCTGTTATTCATGTCAGTTGACTAGTTTACCACCAGATGTGTCTGATGCCAGAAACTTAGTTAGCTATCTCGAGAAGGTTCCTTGTCTTGGAAGTAGCGGACAAGGTGATCATGTTGCTCTTAGATCGAATTTGCGATCGCAAGGAGTCTCAATGGGATTTCCTTTGGTTACTTCAACTTCTACTTTGGATGGGATTCCATCTTTCTTGAGGCAGGATAGTATTGGTGTGAGCCCTTATTTGCTTGATGAGAATTTGAGATTGCTAGCGTTGAGGCAAATAATGGATTTATCCAAGCAACAACATGCATTGTCTTCCCTAATGAACCAAGAACAAGGGAAATGTGGTAGCTCTTCTAATGTACAGCATTCTCTTGTTGACCCTTCAACTTCTCAAGAGCAAAGGCACAGACCTAATCTTTCCAGTGGACGAGACGTTTCTGAACCCTCCAGGATTTTGCTCCAATCTGCTGCCACTTTCAGGGTGGGTGATGATATTGAAAAAGTGGCTTCTGTGACAG GAATTGATGTGCACTGTCAACTTTCTGATGATCCTAGTCTAAATGAGCAGCCCTCGTTAAG ACTTGGCAGAAGTGATAACAATGTCAGCAGATCAAGTGAGCATGAAATATGCTTTCAGAGAGTCCCACGCAAAAATTGTCAGGTCAAGTGCAGCTGTGAAGCGAGCACAAATAATTTAGGACGAAATTTTGATTCACAAGTTGGTAGCTCTTTCAATGCCTTTAAGGAGCAGATGGGAACCTGCAGTGGTGAAGCCTCAATTATTATGAATTCTAAATTTGCTAAAGATCATTTTCTGCTAAGGGATGCAAATGTTTCCTTAGAACGAAGTGGGAAGTTGAATGGGCAACTTCATAGAAACAGAGTTTGTCATGCATCTGAGTGGAGAGATGTGCCAAGCAAGGTGAAAGGGGTTCGTAACGCAATAGTTGTAGAGCGGTTGGCTAATGTGTTGGATCGAAGAGGAAATGATGGTAGTCAACTTAAAGATGCTTCTGCTAAATGCTTCAATGGAGCGGTGCAAAATGCTGGCTCCTTAAAAGAGCAAGAAAATTCAAACGTTTCTTCAGGATGTTCTGCCCCTGCTGTTACTCAGTCATCAATTGAGGTTAACAATATAGAATTTTCTACTATTGATGCTGGGGATACTGGATATGTAAGCAATGATATAGTTGATGAAGGATCAGGCATTGATAAATGCTGGTCATCAGATGATGCACTTGGAAGTGAAAGAAGTGCTGATTTCCTGGGCTCTACCTGTAGGACTAACTTGAGGAAAGAAGGATCCTCCCATGTTCGAAAGAATCAATCATCTCGTAGTCTTCTTGATGAGCTTAAGCTCATGGATTCCTTGACATGGAAGAAAGACCGAAATCAAATCCATAGTTGGCATCAAATCCATACTGGGCTTGCAATTTATGAGAAAAGCAATCCATCACGAAAAATGGTTAGTGGCCTGAAATCggggaagagaaagagagcaatAAAATTGAAGATGCTGAGTGCCTCATTTCCCTCTGCAGGTCATTCCGTAAAACCATATCAAAATCCCAATTCTGCTGAATTGCCCTCCTGTTCATCCAAAGATATTCAGTTGGTTATTCAATCTGACCAGGGGACCTCTCTTGTTTCTGGGTCTTGTGTCATTCGACCTAATTCCAAACATAGATTTTCTTCAGCCACAACACACTCTCATAAAAGAGTGAGGGAAGATGATAATCGAACAGAATTAAATAGTGATGCAGACTTTTGTAAAAACCCTGAAGTTTCAGGCAGAAAGAAGTTGAGAAAGTGTTTCACATCTGGCACTTTCAGGAAATTTCAGATGCAAGAATCAACTCATGAAGAGGCTGAAGGGACTGAGAAATACAATTCAGTAGGTTGTGTAGGGACACCTTCTAGTCGACAATTAAATCTGTGTTCAGGGAAGGCCAGACTGGTAGTATGTGGAAAATATGGTGAAATATCAAATGGGAAAGATGTGTCAAAGCCAGCAAAAATTGTTCCTCTCAGCAGGATTCTTAAAACTGCCAGAAGATGTACACTCCCCAAAAATTGCAAACCCAGACCGACTTCCATGAGGGAGTTGAGAAAGGCAAACTCTACCAGAATTGATTTATGCTGTGATAAATTCACTGATTTGAAGAATGGAAGCAGTGTAGCAATTTGTGATAAAATAAATCTCGACAATTCTACAGAAGAAACAGACAAGGCATGGTGCAGTGAAGATGAGCCATTTGCTAAATCCACTTTGGTGAAAGAGAATGAtgataaaagagagaaagattatATTACTCTACACAGTAATGCTTCTTCTCAATCAAAGCTTAAGTGTAAGGAAATTCGCAAACGCAGCATTTATGAGCTGACAGTTAAAG GAAATAAATACAGTTCCAAAAGTTTTACATGTTCGAAGATGTCAAATTGCACACCAGAAATGAAGGTGGCGAAAATTTTGAAGAATGCTGAAGATAGCAAGCGTGGATTATGCAAAGTTTATTCTAACAA ATCTACTCAAGAGCACAAGTGCCTGCCCACTTCAAGTTCAGCTGCATTCTGCTGTGTTTGTGGAAGTTCAAACCAAGATGATATTAATTGCTTATTAGAGTGCAGTCGATGTTTAATCAGG GTGCATCAAGCTTGCTATGGTGTTTCCAAAGTACCTAAAGGTCGTTGGTATTGCAGACCGTGCAGGACAAGTTCAAAAGATATT GTTTGTGTGCTCTGTGGCTATGGAGGTGGGGCCATGACTCGAGCATTGCGAAGTCGCACAGTTGTGAAAAGCATTTTGAAAGCTTGGAACTGTGAAGCAGATTGCAGACATAAGAATATGATTTCTTCTGCTGaatctttaaaaaatgaacaaactGCATTGCAGTCCTCAGGTTCTGGACTTGATGGAAATTCATATTCTGTTCTACAACCTGAAAATATAAAGTCGTCAGCTATAGCAGTGAGGAAAATGGATTCGCAAAAACAATTGGATGTTGAACAGGACTCCCCTTGTGCTAGTAATATAAAGGTACATAACAGCATAACAGTGGGAGTACTTGATTCAACAGTTAAGCAGTGGGTTCATATGGTTTGTGGGCTTTGGACTCCTGGAACACGGTGCCCAAATGTTGAAACCATGAGTGCTTTTGATGTATCTGGTGCTTCAAGTCCTAGAGCTAATGTG GCTTGCTCTTTGTGCAACCGGTCAGGTGGTTCATGTATAAAGTGCAGGGTTTTGAGTTGCTCAATTCAATTTCATCCATGGTGTGCTCATCAAAAG GGTCTGTTGCAAAGTGAGGTTGAAGGTGTTGATAATGAAAGTGTTGGGTTTTACGGAAGATGTGTGCTTCATGCTGCATACCCCACTACTGAGTCTGCCTGTGATCCCATCAACAGTGAGATTGGTTGTCAGGGAGAAAAAGAGTTTGCCTGCACTAGGACAGAG GGTTACAAGGGCCGCAAAAGGGATGACCCCCAGAATGATCTTTATGGTCCATCAAAAGGCAAGGGTGGATGCCTTGTTCCTCAGGAACAGTTAAATGCTTGGATTCACATTAATGGGCAGAAGATGTGCACACAGGGGCTTCCAAAGCTGGCAATATCAGATATTGAGCATGATTGTCGG AAGGAATATGCTCGCTACAAACAAGCAAAAGGTTGGAAACACTTGGTTGTATACAAGTCTGGCATTCATGCCCTTGGTCTTTACACATCTCGGTTCATTTCCCGTGGTGAAATG GTTGTTGAATATGTTGGCGAGATAGTGGGTCTACGCGTGGCtgataaaagagaaaatgagtaTCAGTCCGGGAGAAAACTTCAGTACAAGAGTGCTTGCTACTTCTTCAGGATAGATAAAGAGCATATCATTGATGCTACCCGCAAAGGGGGGATTGCTCGTTTTGTGAATCACTCATGCCTG CCAAATTGCGTCGCCAAAGTGATATCTGTGAGAAATGAAAAGAAG GTTGTCTTTTTTGCTGAAAGAGACATATTTCCTGGGGAAGAGATAACATATGACTATCATTTTAACCATGAGGATGAAGGTAAGAAGATTCCATGTTTTTGCAAATCAAAAAACTGTAGGCGCTTTTTGAACTGA